One Candidatus Eisenbacteria bacterium genomic window carries:
- a CDS encoding nuclear transport factor 2 family protein — protein sequence MNDDRSVDGPRSHREKAIAFLQAAASGRVREAYQRYVHPDFHHHNPYFPGDRESLQRAMEEAAVASPNKSIEVKRVLEDGDLVAVHSRIRRADPNAPDIAVVHILRFQDGWIIEEWEAGNEVPQDSPNENGAF from the coding sequence TCACCGCGAGAAGGCCATCGCATTCCTGCAGGCCGCTGCCTCGGGCCGGGTCCGTGAGGCCTACCAGCGGTACGTGCACCCCGACTTTCACCACCACAATCCGTACTTCCCGGGGGACCGGGAGTCCCTGCAGCGAGCCATGGAGGAAGCGGCCGTCGCTTCACCCAACAAGTCCATCGAGGTGAAGCGGGTGCTGGAAGATGGCGACCTGGTCGCCGTGCACTCCCGGATCCGGCGCGCCGATCCGAACGCGCCGGACATCGCGGTGGTCCACATTCTCCGCTTCCAGGACGGTTGGATCATCGAGGAGTGGGAGGCCGGAAACGAGGTGCCCCAGGATTCACCGAACGAGAACGGGGCGTTCTAG